The region AGTGCGCGTGCCATTTCTCCCAGTTCATCGCGTCCCCGTACGGTTATTTGATGATCAAGATCGCCCTCGGCGATGGCCGTGACGGAATCGGTCAACCGCCGGATGCGACGGTTAAACTGTCGCTCGATAACCAAACCATTTGCCAGTGCGATGGCAATCAGGGCAGATGCGACAGTGAGCGCTGCAATCCAGATGACCCGATGGATCCTATCACTCAGGTCACCCGTCGCATCATCTACCAATTGAAGGGTGTTCTGCGTCAGATCGGAGGACATGTCAGAGATTTCGACAATCATCGGAAGATGTTCGCTTTGCAGCGTTCGAAAACTCTCACGAAACCGCAGGCGTGCTGCTGTATGTACGAAGAAGCCATCATCCGGATCGAGGAGCACGGCCCGCACTGCCGCGATCTCGCGTGCTAGCGACTGTCGTCGGCCCACCTCAGCAATACGAGGAAGTCGCGTGATGGCATCCTGTAAATACTCCTCAACCAGAAGTTTGGCGCGTTCGAGTTGAAGCGGTTGGTTTTGCAGCCCCTGTGCGATCACGAGGTTTATAAGCGCATCAAGGCTTAAACGAATATCATTAAGATTAAGGGCATTTAGCAGTAACTCGGGAAAGCCAAAGGTCGTTTGGGGGGCTGTGCCGTCGCTCCTTTGACGATCCCCGTCCTCCTTGCGTAGCAAGGCTTCGGCCTCAGCGGACAGTTGAAAAGATAGATCATCGATGATGAGATGGCTCTGTTCCTGAATTTGCTCAACGCGATCAAGGGTCGCGATGATCTTGGCATCGGCACGCTGCATCTCCAAACGGTTTTGAAGCGTGGTATTGGTAGCACGTAGGACCACCTGCAATCGCCCCTCAAGCCGCGCCACCAGTGGGGAAGATATTCCTAAACTTTTCAAGTCATCCAGCAGATCGATAACCTGATCAATCTTCGCCGCGATATCTCCTTCCAGCATTTTGAGCGAAACTGGGGCATCTGTTTGATTAAGCTGTTCAATCGACAGGAACAGGCCGTTCAAAGACCGTTCTATTTGCTGTGACAGAGCCATCATCGGCAGGGCAGATTGGCTTAAATGAGCGTGACCGGCCAATACGGACCGCATTTGTACTGTGACGGCCCATCCTGCCAAGCCGATAATTACCGCAACAAAAAGAAGCACCGCTCTAAGTCGGGTGCTAATGCGGCTGCCGAAAAGCTGCAGCAGTCGCCGAGGGGGATACATCGTAACCATGCAGCCTGGGTAGTCGAAACCAATTAACGCCATGTTAATCGCCGCAGCCCTAGAACCGAATCCACAGCAGTAAAATGTGTTTGGTCTCGATTCCGAATTGGAGGGCTGGGAAGTGTTAAAAGGGCGTGGACTTACCAGACGACAGATGTCTCTCGGACTCGGGGCAGGTCTAACCGGGCTGGCCGCTGGGCCGGTATTCGGGAAGGCGACCGATCTACAGGTCGCTGCACAAGCGCATAGGTTAGTCGATAAGGCGCGCCCTCTTTCAACATTGCTGCCGGAAGGGTCGCGGGCCAATCTTGTGCCAGTGGCTGCGGCTTTTACGGCGAAAACCGGAGCTAAGATCATCCTGCGAGAGGTGCATGTCGACCAAATCAACGCAGAATTGATGCTGAATAGTGTGCTCGGAGAAGCCAAATATGACGTCGCCTTGCCCGCCACTTTTGGCGTGGCCGACCTTGTAGCCGCCGGCGCGATCGATGCGTTGGATGACTACGCTGCGCGGTATGAGCCGCCGGGATTCCGCGACGCTATGCTCTATCAGGAGGGCGATCAATTCGACGGTCAAACTTACGGATTTCAGACGGATGGCGATGCCTATGTGATGTTTTATCACCGTGAGATGCTGCACGATCCAGATACACAGGCACGCTACGCAGACCGTTTCGGCCGCCCTCTATCCGCACCAGAGACGTGGGAGGAATTAGATCAGCAAATACGGTTCTTCAATGCGCCAGAAGTTGGTCGTTATGGCGGGCTGTTATTCCGCACACCAGGGTATCTGGCTTGGGAATGGTGGGTTCGGTTTCACGCTAAAGGTTACTGGCCGTTGGCCTCCGATATGACACCGCAAATTGCAGGCGATGCGGGTGTGGCGGCATTGGAAGAGTTGATTGCAATCACAGATTGCCTCGTCCCCGAGACGTCCAGCCTCGGCCTGTTCGAAAATTGGGCGCGATATGCTGAGGGCGATGTGTATTGCAATATCGGCTGGGGTGGGACGCAGAAGTACCTCAATCGTTCTCAATCACCGATGCGAGGACGGATGGTGCACGGACCAACACCCGGTGGAAATGTCGGGAGCGAAATACTGGCAGCGCCTTATTTCAACTGGGGGTGGAGCTTTGTCATTAGCACGGCATCGGCACAAAAGGAGCTCGCCTACCTTTTTGCCCTCTTCGCAGTCACTCCGGAGATGTCTACGTTGGCCATTCGACAGCCAGACGGGTTCTTTGATCCCTATCGCGATGAACACTACAGCGATCCGGGAGTGCAGGAGGCCTACTCTAAGCCCTTTTTGAAGGTGCATCGTGCTGCGCTGGAGGGGGCGATCCCTGATCTCTACCTCAAGGGGCAATCAGAGTATTTTCAAACATTAGGGAGAGGATTGGATAAGGCATTGCAGGGGGAAGTGACGCCCGAAGTGGCACTGAGCCGAGTAGCTCAACAGTGGCAACTCATCACCAGCCGTGCCGGCCGTGAAGAACAAGTTACAAGGTGGGCGCAGCTTCGGGCGAAGTACCCGCCAAATGCGCGCCGCTTGCTGCGGGATGTCGCGTGATGAATGCCATCTCTCTCAGAGCGAGCGCAAAAGCGGTCCACGTCTTTCGACGCGGCGTAGGTTTGTAACGACATGTCTCAACCGGTGCAAAATTTACCCTCTGCCGCTAACCCGTCGTCGATCAGGCAACCGCAAGATACGCCGCTAGATGTAGAGGAATTTATCAATTTGGTAAGCCACGACCTGCGTGGCTCTATTCGGGCTCTATTGGAATTGCCTGACTGGATTGCCGAAGACATTAAAGAGGCCGGGCTCGAGGTGGGTACGTCAGTGCTCGACTCTATTGCTTTGATGAAACGGCACACCCGGCGCTTGGATAGGATGCTGATCGATCTCCAGCAGTATTCCCGCGCGGGTGTAGTACGAAATATACATGAAGTGGACCTGCAAGATGCTTTTGACGCCGCGGTGGAGGAGATACGGGTGCCTGACGGCTTCCGGCTTGCCCCCCAATTCAGGTGCAATTCACTCTTGATCTGCGATCGGGACCTTCATCTGCTTCTCACGGCACTGATTGGAAACGCAATTAAGCACCATGACAGATTTTCCGGAGTGGTGGAGGTGCAGGGGGAGTTGGAGGGTGCGGCCTTTGTCTTGATGGTTTCGGATGATGGGCCGGGGATTTTGCCGCAATTTCATGAGCGTGTATTCCAGCCGATGACCACATTGCGAGCGCGGGATGTGGTCGAGGGGTCCGGCCTAGGGTTGGCTCTGGTTCGAAAGATCGCTGGAATCTATGGCGGAGATGCGCGTCTACTTTCCCCCGGAGACGCACGAGGCACTTCGGTAGAGGTAAGATTACAGGGGGTGGCGTTATAGACGATGGAGCACGGAACCCAAACCGCCTGCCAAATGCATACTCTCACCTTGTCGATGTGAGACGCACATTCTGTCGTCTAACCTGACACCACATTTCAAACTGAGGGAGGTTATGATTACAACCCAGTTAGATCGGCACGCAAGGGGACATCGGCGCTTGGCGCAGACCAGTACGGAGGGTAAGCGAAGTGTCATGCAGCTTTTTCTTCTCTCCGCTTTAACCATGTGCGCCTTCGCGGCCAACTCCATTCTGACACGGCTGGCCGTAAACGGAGGGCATATTGATCCTGCGGGATTTGCGCTTGTTCGTGTCGGCGCAGGCGCACTGGTTTTGGCCGTGATGGTGACGCTGCGGGGCAGGCGTTTGCCTCTTTTGCGGCGCAACAGGATCGGCGGGGCGGTAAGCCTTTCTGTCTATATGATCGGCTTCAGCCTTGCTTATCTGACACTGGACGCGGGGCTCGGCGCGCTTATCCTTTTCGGTGCGGTGCAGATTACCATGTTTTCATTCGCCGCGCTGACCGGAGCAGCGCCCACTCCGAGGCAGGTGACAGGCGCAGCGGCGGCCTTCGCGGGATTGGTGCTTGTTCTCTGGCCGGACGGGGAGGGCTCCACCGATATCCTAGGGGCCGGGCTTATGGTAATCGCAGGGGTAGGCTGGGCGGCATATACGATTATTGGGCGCACCTCGGGTGATCCATTGGCCGCGACCTCGGCGAATTTTCTGCTCTGTTTCCCCGTTATGCTTATCCTGCCCGTCTTTGCAGGGGGGCATTTCAGTATGACTGGGCTTCTGTTGGGCGTGCTTTGCGGCGCGGTGACCTCGGGCCTTGGCTACGCATTGTGGTACGCGGTGCTGGCCCGGATCGATAGCGGTACGGCCGCGGTCGCGCAGCTTATCGTGCCAATCATTGCCATTCTTGCAGGTGCGCTGCTTTTAGGAGAGCCGCTTAGCTTGACCCTAGTGATCGCGACAGCGTTGGTTTTGGGCGGGATTGCTTGGGCGCTCAGCGCAGGATCGGTTCAAGCGGATCGTAGGTGATCGCCGCATCTGCTGGGCCGAAGGCCACCGCGCCAAGCCTGTCGGGCTTATGCGGCACTTGCGCCAATTCCGTTTTGGTAACCCATTGATGCCGGGCGACAATAGCCTCGCGGTCTTTCCAGTCGGGCGAGATCTGGGCGGAGCCCAGAAGGTGGCATCGAAAATAGATATCCACTTGATGAAAGTCGCCACTGGGGTCGTGAAATTCGTTCACCAGACAAGGCGCGCCTACCGAAATGTTCAGGCCAGTCTCCTCAAAAACCTCGCGGCGCAGGTTGTCGGGCAGGGAGGCGCCGGCCTCCACCCCACCGCCGGGGGCGCACATCAGGCCGAGCCGGTTGTCAGCATAGGCATTGACCAGCAGAAGGCGATCATCGTGCAGCAAGACGGCGCGGGCGGCCAATCGGGGGCAGGGGCGAGGCATCGGCATACTTTCGTCAGGTAACGCGCCAAGACCATTTCACAGTCACGGCAATCAGTCTATCTGAAGGGCATGATGAAACGTCTCACCTTGATGATTGCCGCAATTTGGTTGGCGCTGCCGCAGTTTGCTGCTGCTGAAACCGCCGCGGGCCGCTGTGTTGTGTTGTTGCATGGATTGGCGAGGACCGAGACGTCTTTCGCTGTGATGGAAGCCGCATTGGCCGCCGAAGGGTACCGCGTGGTGCGCCCGGGCTACCCCTCGACCGAGGCCAATATCGCTGAGTTGACCCGGCAGACCCTGCCGCGTGCAATTGCTGCATGTGGCACTGCGCGGATCGACTTTGTGACCCATTCCATGGGCGGCATTTTAGTGCGCAAATGGGTGGCGGAGGCCGGGGCGGATCGGGTGGGCCGCGTGGTGATGCTGGGACCGCCGAACCACGGCAGCGAAGTCGTTGATGAGCTGGTCGAGAACCCTGCATTCGAGTGGCTTAATGGCCCTGCCGGGGCCGAGATTGGCACCGGGGCGGAAGCGCTGCCGAACCAATTGCCGCCCGTACCCTTTGAGCTGGGTGTGATCGCTGGATCGCAGTCGCTAAACCCTTATTTCTCAAGCCTTTTGCCGGGGCCGGATGATGGAAAGGTTTCTGTCGCGTCCACCCGTGTGGCAGGCATGAAAGAACATATTGTGCTGCCCGTGACCCATACCTTTATGATGAACAACCCGCGCGTGATCGCGCAGACCATGGCATTTTTGAAAACCGGCAGCTTTGACCGGTCAATGACCTTTATCGACGGCGTATTGAACGCGATTGGTTGCCCTGAAGGAGGGTGCCTGCCGGGGATGGGAGGGGACGATGCCAAACCTTGATTTGATTAACGCAGAGGTTCTGCATCCCGACGGGCTCAGCCCCGCGTCACTGTCTTTTGCGGAGGGGGTGATTGCCGATGACCCGGTGGGTCGGCGCGTCGATCTGACTGGGTTTCAGGTTTTGCCCGGGATCGTCGACCTGCATGGCGACGCTTTCGAGCGGCATTTGGCCCCGCGCCGGGGCGCGATGAAGCAACTCTCTGAAGGGCTTGTCGCGGCAGAAGCGGAATTGGCAGCCAATGGGATAACAACGGCGGTATTGGCGCAGTTCGTAAGTTGGGAAGGCGGGCTGCGGGGGCTGGCGTTTGCCGATCAAGTCTTTACCGGCATACGCGACACGGCCCCCGAATTGGTCACTGATGTCCGTCCGCAATTGCGGTTTGAAACCCATATGCTCGACCTCTATGGCAGCCTGCCGCAGCAGATCGCGGATTGGGGCGTAGGCTATGTGGTTTTTAACGATCACCTGCCGCATGATCGTTTGGCGCAGGGGAAAATGCCCAAACGGCTGGTGGGGCAGGCGCTAAAGGCCGGGCGCAGCCCCGAGAGCCATTTGGCGCAGATGCAAGAGATGCACGCGCGGCGCGATGAGGTGCCAGCGGCGCTGGATCGGCTTTGCGCGGAGCTCGCGCAGCGCGGGGTGAAGATGGGCAGCCATGACGACCAAACCGCCGAGGGCCGCGCTCTATGGCGGGCGCGGGGTGTCACGCTGGCGGAGTTCCCTGAGACGCAGGAGGCCGCCGAGGCGGCGCATGAGGCGGGGGATGCGGTGATCATGGGCGCGCCGAATGTGGTGCGGGGCGGGTCGCATAACGGCAATCTCTCGGCGCTGGATTTGATCAGCATGGGGCTTTGCCATGCCTTGGCGTCAGACTATCACTACCCGTCGCCCCGCCGTGCCGCCTTGATGCTGGCGCAGAGCGGGCTCGTCGACCTTGCAGGCGCTTGGGCATTGGTCTCATCCGGGCCGGCGCAGGTGCTGGGCCTCACGGATCGTGGCACGCTGACGCCCGGTAAACGCGCCGATATCGTCGTGCTGGACAAGACGACGGGCCGCGTCGCTGCCACATTTGTGGCGGGGCGGGTAAGCTTTATGTCAGGGGCGATTGCAGAGCGTTTCGCCGTCTGACCTCAGTCGCGGATGATCTGATTCACATGGCCCATCTTGCGGCCCGGCTTCACCTCGGCCTTGCCGTAGAGATGCAGCGCGGTGTCGCGGGCGCGGGCAAGCTCGGGCACGCGGTCCATATCGTCACTGATGAGGTTGGTCATCACCACATCCGCATAGCGCTGACCATCGCCCAACGGCCACCCAGCCACGGCACGGATGTGCTGCTCGAATTGGTCGATGGCGCAGCCGTTCTGTGTCCAATGGCCTGAGTTATGCACCCGCGGCGCGATCTCGTTCACGATCAGGCCCTGCGGGGTGACGAACAATTCGACCCCCATGACGCCGACATAATCAAGCGCGTTCAAAACCCGACCGGCAAGCAGAACCGCATCGGTGCGCTGTGCATTGCTGATCTTTGCGGGGACGGTGGTCGTGTGCAGGATGCCATCCCGGTGGACGTTCTCACCGGGATCGAAACAAGCCACTTCGCCCGTCGCGCTGCGCGCGGCGATGACGGAAATCTCGGCGCTGAAGTTGACGAACCCTTCAAGCACCGAAGGCGCGCCGTTCATCTCTTCCCATGCGGCGTCGAGGTCGGCATCGTCTTTCAGCCGCGCTTGGCCCTTGCCGTCATAGCCAAAACGGCGGGTCTTGAGGATCGCGGGCGTGCCGATCTGCGCCACGGCGGCTTTCAACGTTGCAGCGTCGGTGACATCGGCGAAGGGGGCGACCTTTAGGCCGAGGTCGCCGAGGAAGGTCTTCTCGGTCAGTCGGTCCTGCGAAATCCGCAGCGCTTCGCGGCCCGGGCGGATCGGGGTGATTGCCTCAACCACGTCCAGCGCCTCGGTGGGGATGTTCTCAAACTCGAAGGTCACGATGTCACAGGCGCGGGCGAAAGCCTCCAGCGCTTTGTGGTCGTCATAACCTGCGGTGGTCACCGCATGGGCCACATCGGCGGCGGGCGGGTTGGCACCCGGCTCAAAGATATGGATACGAAATCCAAGACGAGCGGCGGCGACCGAGAGCATCCGGCCCAATTGGCCGCCGCCTAGAATGCCAATAGTGGCACCGGTTTGCAGCGGTTCAGTCATGCGGCACCTCGGGGATCGATGCGCTGAGCGCCTCGCGCCAATCGTCCAACCGTTTGGCCAGTTCCGCGTCCTGCAAAGCAAGGATGCCTGCCGCCATCAATGCTGCATTCGCGGCACCCGCCGATCCGATCGCCATCGTCGCCACTGGAAAGCCGCGCGGCATTTGCAAGATGGAATAAAGCGAATCCACGCCCGATAGCGCCTTGGTCTGCACCGGCACGCCGATCACCGGCACGCGGGTTTTCGAGGCCATCATGCCCGGCAAATGCGCCGCCCCGCCTGCGCCCGCGATAATCACTTGCAAACCCCGGTCGACTGCCGTTTTGCCATAGTCCCACAGCCGGTCCGGCGTGCGATGGGCGGACACGATGCGCGCCTCAAATGGGATATGAAGCTCGTCCAGCAGGGTCGCTGCTTCGCGCATGGTGGCCCAGTCGGACTGGGACCCCATGATGATGCCAACCGGGGGAGTGGTCATTGCTGAGGGCCTTCTCTTGGTGGATCAGAGCGCGCACTATACCCATCCCGGCCCATGTGGCAACGGCGATTGCCGTGGGCCATAGGGATAATGGGTTAGGCGATAATGTCGGGGGTCAGGCGGTCTTCGATCTGGGCGATAAGATCCTTGAGCCGCAGCTTGCGCTTTTTCAGCCGCTGCAGGGTCAATTGATCGCCAGTTCCTTTTTCAACAAGAGCGTGGATGGCGTCATCCAGATCGCGATGTTCCCGTCGGAAGACCTCAAGCTCAACACGCAGCACTTCATCCGTTTTCATCGACAGATCTGTAGGGGCATTCATGGGTAGGTGATTCCGTTAGGCATCTGAACCTTGAATATAAGCGCTTGAGATCATTTGGCATAGCCCTTGCGCAGGCAAGAAAGCCCCCCCATATTCTAGACAACGGGTTGCCGGTTGCGGGGCCTGTGAAACACTGTCGCTTGACCTGATAAGGACGTGTCGCAT is a window of Sulfitobacter sp. W027 DNA encoding:
- a CDS encoding ATP-binding protein; the protein is MALIGFDYPGCMVTMYPPRRLLQLFGSRISTRLRAVLLFVAVIIGLAGWAVTVQMRSVLAGHAHLSQSALPMMALSQQIERSLNGLFLSIEQLNQTDAPVSLKMLEGDIAAKIDQVIDLLDDLKSLGISSPLVARLEGRLQVVLRATNTTLQNRLEMQRADAKIIATLDRVEQIQEQSHLIIDDLSFQLSAEAEALLRKEDGDRQRSDGTAPQTTFGFPELLLNALNLNDIRLSLDALINLVIAQGLQNQPLQLERAKLLVEEYLQDAITRLPRIAEVGRRQSLAREIAAVRAVLLDPDDGFFVHTAARLRFRESFRTLQSEHLPMIVEISDMSSDLTQNTLQLVDDATGDLSDRIHRVIWIAALTVASALIAIALANGLVIERQFNRRIRRLTDSVTAIAEGDLDHQITVRGRDELGEMARALVVFRSTAEELRRSNIELEKFAYVAAHDLRSPLRAVHELSLWVLEDEENALSDESRSYLLMSQQRIDRLNRLLNDLLDYARAGQDQPLPEPVNLARLVADQARYIDTEGRFRITFTGAEPVVDVQLTPVQQILGNLISNAIKHHDRDHGAIHVNAEVVEERLILTVRDDGPGIELRHQKKIFELFQTLRPRDEVEGSGLGLAIVSKLATHQKGKVTLLSNPDKGRGSTFVVELPHPTQSQSALPVAAAA
- a CDS encoding extracellular solute-binding protein, yielding MFGLDSELEGWEVLKGRGLTRRQMSLGLGAGLTGLAAGPVFGKATDLQVAAQAHRLVDKARPLSTLLPEGSRANLVPVAAAFTAKTGAKIILREVHVDQINAELMLNSVLGEAKYDVALPATFGVADLVAAGAIDALDDYAARYEPPGFRDAMLYQEGDQFDGQTYGFQTDGDAYVMFYHREMLHDPDTQARYADRFGRPLSAPETWEELDQQIRFFNAPEVGRYGGLLFRTPGYLAWEWWVRFHAKGYWPLASDMTPQIAGDAGVAALEELIAITDCLVPETSSLGLFENWARYAEGDVYCNIGWGGTQKYLNRSQSPMRGRMVHGPTPGGNVGSEILAAPYFNWGWSFVISTASAQKELAYLFALFAVTPEMSTLAIRQPDGFFDPYRDEHYSDPGVQEAYSKPFLKVHRAALEGAIPDLYLKGQSEYFQTLGRGLDKALQGEVTPEVALSRVAQQWQLITSRAGREEQVTRWAQLRAKYPPNARRLLRDVA
- a CDS encoding ATP-binding protein; this translates as MSQPVQNLPSAANPSSIRQPQDTPLDVEEFINLVSHDLRGSIRALLELPDWIAEDIKEAGLEVGTSVLDSIALMKRHTRRLDRMLIDLQQYSRAGVVRNIHEVDLQDAFDAAVEEIRVPDGFRLAPQFRCNSLLICDRDLHLLLTALIGNAIKHHDRFSGVVEVQGELEGAAFVLMVSDDGPGILPQFHERVFQPMTTLRARDVVEGSGLGLALVRKIAGIYGGDARLLSPGDARGTSVEVRLQGVAL
- a CDS encoding DMT family transporter; this translates as MQLFLLSALTMCAFAANSILTRLAVNGGHIDPAGFALVRVGAGALVLAVMVTLRGRRLPLLRRNRIGGAVSLSVYMIGFSLAYLTLDAGLGALILFGAVQITMFSFAALTGAAPTPRQVTGAAAAFAGLVLVLWPDGEGSTDILGAGLMVIAGVGWAAYTIIGRTSGDPLAATSANFLLCFPVMLILPVFAGGHFSMTGLLLGVLCGAVTSGLGYALWYAVLARIDSGTAAVAQLIVPIIAILAGALLLGEPLSLTLVIATALVLGGIAWALSAGSVQADRR
- a CDS encoding NUDIX domain-containing protein → MPMPRPCPRLAARAVLLHDDRLLLVNAYADNRLGLMCAPGGGVEAGASLPDNLRREVFEETGLNISVGAPCLVNEFHDPSGDFHQVDIYFRCHLLGSAQISPDWKDREAIVARHQWVTKTELAQVPHKPDRLGAVAFGPADAAITYDPLEPILR
- a CDS encoding esterase/lipase family protein; translation: MKRLTLMIAAIWLALPQFAAAETAAGRCVVLLHGLARTETSFAVMEAALAAEGYRVVRPGYPSTEANIAELTRQTLPRAIAACGTARIDFVTHSMGGILVRKWVAEAGADRVGRVVMLGPPNHGSEVVDELVENPAFEWLNGPAGAEIGTGAEALPNQLPPVPFELGVIAGSQSLNPYFSSLLPGPDDGKVSVASTRVAGMKEHIVLPVTHTFMMNNPRVIAQTMAFLKTGSFDRSMTFIDGVLNAIGCPEGGCLPGMGGDDAKP
- a CDS encoding alpha-D-ribose 1-methylphosphonate 5-triphosphate diphosphatase; translated protein: MPNLDLINAEVLHPDGLSPASLSFAEGVIADDPVGRRVDLTGFQVLPGIVDLHGDAFERHLAPRRGAMKQLSEGLVAAEAELAANGITTAVLAQFVSWEGGLRGLAFADQVFTGIRDTAPELVTDVRPQLRFETHMLDLYGSLPQQIADWGVGYVVFNDHLPHDRLAQGKMPKRLVGQALKAGRSPESHLAQMQEMHARRDEVPAALDRLCAELAQRGVKMGSHDDQTAEGRALWRARGVTLAEFPETQEAAEAAHEAGDAVIMGAPNVVRGGSHNGNLSALDLISMGLCHALASDYHYPSPRRAALMLAQSGLVDLAGAWALVSSGPAQVLGLTDRGTLTPGKRADIVVLDKTTGRVAATFVAGRVSFMSGAIAERFAV
- a CDS encoding 5-(carboxyamino)imidazole ribonucleotide synthase yields the protein MTEPLQTGATIGILGGGQLGRMLSVAAARLGFRIHIFEPGANPPAADVAHAVTTAGYDDHKALEAFARACDIVTFEFENIPTEALDVVEAITPIRPGREALRISQDRLTEKTFLGDLGLKVAPFADVTDAATLKAAVAQIGTPAILKTRRFGYDGKGQARLKDDADLDAAWEEMNGAPSVLEGFVNFSAEISVIAARSATGEVACFDPGENVHRDGILHTTTVPAKISNAQRTDAVLLAGRVLNALDYVGVMGVELFVTPQGLIVNEIAPRVHNSGHWTQNGCAIDQFEQHIRAVAGWPLGDGQRYADVVMTNLISDDMDRVPELARARDTALHLYGKAEVKPGRKMGHVNQIIRD
- the purE gene encoding 5-(carboxyamino)imidazole ribonucleotide mutase; the encoded protein is MTTPPVGIIMGSQSDWATMREAATLLDELHIPFEARIVSAHRTPDRLWDYGKTAVDRGLQVIIAGAGGAAHLPGMMASKTRVPVIGVPVQTKALSGVDSLYSILQMPRGFPVATMAIGSAGAANAALMAAGILALQDAELAKRLDDWREALSASIPEVPHD
- a CDS encoding YdcH family protein; its protein translation is MNAPTDLSMKTDEVLRVELEVFRREHRDLDDAIHALVEKGTGDQLTLQRLKKRKLRLKDLIAQIEDRLTPDIIA